Proteins co-encoded in one Flavobacteriaceae bacterium MAR_2009_75 genomic window:
- a CDS encoding glutamate synthase domain-containing protein 2 — translation MKVREKFILIALISIGIILAISFVWLPVLWLFIIVAPLVLMGLFDIVQKKHTIRRNYPVIGRFRYVLESIRPEIMQYFVETDTEGRPLNRILRSLIYRRAKGANDTEPFGTQMDLYRPGYEWMEHSMYAKNNPKDIGEFPRINIGGKDCKQPYSSSLLNISAMSFGSLSKNAVLAMNKGAKMGNFAHNTGEGGISDYHLEGGGDLIWQIGTGYFGCRNDDGTFNENTFKQNALRPSVKMIEIKLSQGAKPGHGGILPAVKNTEEIAKIRHIRPGVAVHSPPSHSAFANPIEFMHFIKKLRDLSDGKPIGFKLCIGRKQEFMDFCEAMIHTGITPDFITVDGGEGGTGAAPVEFSNTMGMPSREGLVFVHDTLVGFGLRKEIKVIIAGKIISGFHMARAIALGADGCNSARAMMLAVGCIQALQCNTNSCPVGVATQNKSLMKGLVVSDKAPRVKNYHEATIKSFLELVAAAGLNTPTELGREHISKRVGMYNVKTYDEIYPYMTEGCLLQASNIPENYQRYFKLTRIMS, via the coding sequence ATGAAAGTTCGTGAAAAGTTTATTCTGATAGCCCTCATTTCTATTGGTATTATTCTGGCAATTTCATTCGTTTGGTTACCAGTTCTATGGCTCTTTATAATTGTTGCCCCATTGGTATTGATGGGTCTGTTCGATATCGTTCAAAAAAAACATACCATTCGAAGAAACTACCCGGTAATAGGTCGTTTTCGCTATGTTCTAGAATCTATACGGCCCGAGATTATGCAATATTTTGTAGAAACCGACACCGAGGGCAGACCTTTGAACAGAATTCTCAGATCATTAATATATCGAAGGGCCAAAGGTGCGAATGACACTGAGCCCTTTGGCACTCAAATGGACCTCTACCGACCAGGCTACGAGTGGATGGAGCACTCTATGTACGCCAAAAACAATCCAAAAGATATTGGGGAATTTCCTCGAATTAATATCGGAGGAAAAGACTGCAAACAACCCTACTCTTCAAGCCTTTTGAACATTTCCGCCATGAGTTTTGGTTCCTTGAGCAAAAATGCGGTATTGGCCATGAACAAAGGGGCTAAAATGGGAAATTTTGCCCATAATACGGGCGAAGGTGGAATCAGCGATTATCACTTAGAAGGTGGTGGTGACCTCATCTGGCAAATTGGAACGGGTTATTTTGGTTGTCGAAATGACGATGGCACTTTTAATGAAAATACTTTTAAACAAAATGCCCTACGGCCTTCAGTCAAAATGATTGAAATCAAGCTGTCACAAGGTGCCAAACCTGGGCATGGTGGAATCTTGCCAGCAGTAAAGAACACCGAAGAAATTGCAAAAATAAGGCATATTAGACCCGGCGTTGCGGTTCACTCTCCCCCTTCACATTCCGCTTTTGCCAATCCTATCGAGTTCATGCATTTTATCAAAAAACTTCGGGACCTGTCTGACGGAAAACCTATCGGGTTTAAATTGTGTATCGGCCGTAAACAAGAGTTTATGGATTTCTGCGAAGCGATGATCCATACCGGCATTACTCCTGATTTTATTACAGTCGATGGAGGTGAAGGTGGCACAGGGGCCGCACCCGTAGAGTTTTCCAATACCATGGGCATGCCTTCCCGTGAGGGATTGGTTTTCGTACATGACACTTTGGTCGGCTTTGGTTTGAGAAAGGAAATCAAAGTTATCATCGCCGGAAAGATAATTTCCGGTTTTCACATGGCAAGGGCCATTGCCCTAGGGGCAGATGGTTGTAACAGTGCTCGAGCTATGATGCTGGCCGTTGGTTGTATTCAGGCCTTACAATGCAACACCAATTCATGCCCGGTTGGCGTAGCTACACAGAACAAATCGTTAATGAAGGGCTTGGTCGTAAGTGACAAAGCACCAAGAGTAAAGAATTATCACGAAGCGACCATTAAAAGCTTTCTAGAACTGGTCGCAGCAGCAGGTCTAAACACTCCCACCGAATTAGGGCGTGAGCATATTAGCAAAAGAGTGGGTATGTACAATGTAAAAACCTATGATGAGATTTATCCATATATGACCGAAGGCTGTTTGCTGCAAGCTTCGAATATACCAGAAAACTACCAACGTTATTTTAAACTAACACGTATTATGAGTTAG
- a CDS encoding secreted protein, whose protein sequence is MKKNPSRRSFLKKATLGSAALTSAPMILAAAGDEKLILNREYAQTAYVANDQINLAVIGVGIQGIFDTRDALTVDGCKVVAACDLYTGRLDRAKELWGDDIFTTRDYRELLNRKDIDAVIVATPDHWHKKITVDALKAGKHVYCEKPMVQKWEEGQDIINAQKSSGKICQVGSQGMASLGNEKAKQLYEEGAIGDIVMLDFFNDRYSAEGAWQYPIPPDASKETVDFDAFLGKAPQVPFEPKRFFRWRNYRDYGTGVAGDLFVHAFSTLNHVINSHGPNRALATGGLRYWKDGRDVPDVSITLYDYPKTENHAAFNAAFRINFIAGSGGGGGFKLIGTKGEMEVGQNSVTLKRSKLGIVPGGYSLVSFTEEMQEKIKKGYADQNLETRAAALSTGTTTWEAPRDYKGGRHDHFYNFFQAIRNNGKVTQDPTFGLRAAGAALLANESYYTKQPVNWDPITMKMI, encoded by the coding sequence ATGAAAAAGAACCCTTCAAGAAGGTCATTTCTTAAAAAAGCCACCTTAGGCTCTGCAGCCCTTACCTCTGCTCCAATGATACTTGCAGCTGCGGGTGATGAGAAGTTAATACTAAATCGTGAATACGCCCAAACTGCTTATGTCGCGAACGACCAAATTAATTTAGCCGTAATAGGGGTCGGCATTCAAGGCATCTTCGATACCAGAGATGCTCTTACCGTCGATGGTTGCAAAGTAGTTGCTGCCTGTGACCTATACACAGGTCGTCTCGATCGGGCCAAAGAACTTTGGGGAGATGACATCTTTACTACACGAGATTACCGAGAACTTCTGAATAGAAAAGATATCGATGCCGTTATCGTAGCCACACCAGACCATTGGCATAAAAAAATTACGGTAGATGCGTTAAAGGCAGGCAAACATGTTTATTGTGAAAAACCCATGGTTCAAAAGTGGGAAGAAGGCCAAGACATTATAAACGCTCAAAAATCCTCAGGTAAAATTTGTCAAGTAGGTAGTCAAGGCATGGCATCCTTGGGCAATGAAAAAGCAAAGCAACTTTATGAAGAGGGCGCTATTGGAGATATTGTTATGCTCGATTTTTTCAACGACCGATATTCGGCCGAAGGGGCTTGGCAGTACCCGATACCACCTGACGCCAGTAAAGAAACTGTTGATTTTGATGCCTTTCTAGGCAAAGCTCCCCAAGTTCCTTTTGAGCCAAAACGTTTCTTTCGATGGAGAAATTACAGAGATTACGGCACGGGAGTAGCTGGCGATCTTTTCGTTCACGCTTTTTCTACGCTTAACCATGTTATAAACTCGCATGGCCCCAACCGCGCATTGGCTACGGGAGGTTTGCGCTATTGGAAAGATGGCCGTGACGTACCCGATGTAAGCATAACTCTGTATGATTACCCAAAGACCGAAAACCATGCGGCATTTAATGCAGCTTTCAGAATAAATTTTATAGCTGGCAGTGGCGGTGGTGGCGGATTTAAGTTAATCGGCACCAAAGGTGAAATGGAAGTCGGTCAAAATTCCGTAACCTTAAAACGCTCTAAGCTAGGTATTGTTCCCGGGGGTTATTCTTTGGTATCTTTTACTGAAGAAATGCAAGAAAAAATCAAGAAGGGCTACGCCGATCAAAATCTGGAAACCAGGGCCGCAGCTTTGAGCACCGGCACCACCACTTGGGAGGCTCCAAGAGATTACAAAGGTGGGCGCCATGACCATTTCTATAATTTCTTTCAAGCGATTCGAAATAACGGTAAGGTAACTCAAGACCCGACCTTTGGGCTAAGAGCTGCGGGCGCAGCACTTTTAGCCAATGAAAGTTACTATACAAAGCAACCGGTAAACTGGGACCCCATAACGATGAAAATGATTTAA
- a CDS encoding SMP-30/gluconolaconase/LRE-like protein: MKTIFQNFNYGFRKLFRGLTVMATLFMFGSMGYAQIQFPVDVGVKPESITKGFNENYYVTLMNGKEEGDGQVAEISEQGVRVFTTGSDEPKGIVFLNEHLYFSDVTRVWKVDKDGKATVFAKKEDFPEEVRYLNDVSIDAEGKGIYVADMGDTSYMRDENNDLWPLDSEEAKKVPQTGRIYHIDLNGKISIAQDTSPLLLNPNGVGVDNNGEIMIGAFFLGNFLVKRDGVLTPLKGRFRGADAVEQDSKGDYYISSWALAKVWKIDGKTEEATVLKEGLESAADFYLEEDKGRLLLPDMMAGKIYAVDINP; encoded by the coding sequence ATGAAAACAATTTTTCAAAATTTCAATTACGGATTTAGAAAGCTATTTCGTGGGCTAACGGTTATGGCCACCCTTTTCATGTTCGGCAGTATGGGCTACGCGCAAATTCAATTTCCTGTCGATGTGGGCGTAAAACCCGAAAGTATCACGAAAGGGTTCAATGAAAATTACTATGTGACCCTCATGAACGGAAAAGAGGAGGGCGATGGGCAAGTTGCCGAAATCTCTGAACAAGGGGTGCGCGTATTTACCACAGGTTCAGATGAACCCAAGGGCATTGTCTTTCTTAATGAACATCTCTATTTTTCAGATGTTACCCGTGTTTGGAAGGTTGACAAAGATGGTAAGGCAACCGTCTTTGCCAAAAAAGAAGATTTTCCTGAAGAGGTACGATACTTAAATGATGTTTCGATAGATGCCGAAGGCAAAGGCATTTATGTTGCTGATATGGGAGATACGAGTTACATGCGAGATGAGAATAATGACCTCTGGCCGCTCGATAGCGAGGAAGCAAAAAAAGTACCGCAAACGGGCCGCATTTATCACATTGACCTCAACGGAAAAATATCGATTGCCCAAGATACCTCTCCACTTCTTTTAAACCCTAACGGAGTTGGGGTCGACAATAACGGAGAAATTATGATTGGTGCGTTCTTCCTAGGTAATTTCCTGGTTAAACGAGACGGCGTTTTGACACCACTTAAAGGCAGGTTCAGAGGTGCCGATGCCGTTGAACAAGATAGTAAAGGTGATTACTACATTAGCAGTTGGGCTTTGGCCAAAGTTTGGAAAATTGATGGCAAAACTGAAGAAGCCACAGTTCTAAAAGAAGGCTTAGAATCAGCTGCCGATTTTTACCTGGAAGAGGATAAGGGTAGATTGCTCTTACCGGATATGATGGCCGGAAAAATTTATGCAGTAGATATAAATCCTTAA
- a CDS encoding nucleotide-binding universal stress UspA family protein — protein sequence MKKIVVPVDFSQQSEYALQVAVSLAKRYGSEILVLHMLELNQAMITSNEGVHPEQTVFLIKMAEKRFKDFLEKPYLEGVEVTPIIKHYKVFSEVNEVAKDHGAELIVMGSHGADGLTEIFVGSNAEKVVRNAEVPVIVVKGEMTDFKIERFVFACDFKLESVSAFIRAKAFSELLSAELNLVYINTPGDDFLSASDAYERINKFLHKANSSDEVVIHNDYSVEKGALNYSEKNGADAIGIPTHGRKGLAHFFMGSIGEDIANHSKIPVVTFKISD from the coding sequence ATGAAGAAAATCGTAGTTCCAGTAGATTTTTCGCAACAATCTGAATATGCGTTGCAAGTGGCCGTCTCTTTGGCTAAAAGATACGGTTCAGAAATTTTGGTTTTACATATGCTAGAATTGAACCAGGCTATGATTACCTCTAATGAAGGGGTACACCCTGAGCAAACGGTTTTTTTGATCAAGATGGCAGAAAAGCGTTTCAAAGATTTTTTAGAGAAGCCGTACTTAGAAGGTGTGGAGGTAACGCCCATAATTAAACATTACAAGGTCTTTAGTGAGGTAAACGAAGTAGCGAAAGATCATGGGGCCGAATTGATCGTAATGGGCTCTCATGGCGCAGACGGACTAACTGAAATATTCGTGGGTTCGAATGCCGAAAAAGTGGTTAGAAATGCCGAGGTGCCCGTAATTGTTGTAAAAGGCGAAATGACCGACTTTAAAATTGAACGATTTGTATTCGCCTGTGATTTTAAGCTTGAGAGTGTTTCCGCATTTATACGGGCGAAGGCTTTTTCCGAGTTGCTTTCGGCAGAACTAAATCTAGTTTACATCAATACGCCGGGGGACGATTTCTTAAGCGCTTCCGATGCATATGAACGGATCAATAAATTTTTACACAAGGCAAATAGTTCTGATGAGGTAGTAATTCATAACGATTATAGTGTGGAGAAGGGAGCTCTTAATTATAGTGAGAAAAATGGTGCCGATGCTATCGGTATACCAACTCATGGTCGAAAAGGTTTGGCACATTTCTTTATGGGTAGTATAGGTGAAGATATTGCTAACCATTCGAAAATTCCTGTAGTGACGTTTAAAATAAGTGATTAG
- a CDS encoding arylsulfatase A-like enzyme, with protein MRLLSVFVICLHLYQISFSQEASRPNILVMIFDDAGLDMGVYGSTYVNTPGFDALARDGMLLKRAYTPNAKCAPSRASMITGRNSWQLDAAANHVIYFPPKFKTYQEVLLEHGYVTGYTGKGYAPAVTKTADGANRKVLGPAFNDKKLKPATSSISDNDYSANFKGFLEQVPEKQPWSFWVGSLEPHRGYEYGSGKKLGGKSEDDIKNFPPYWPDNEVTRNDLLDYAYEIEDFDKHIQKIIQTLEEKNQLDNTLIVVTSDHGMPFPRVKGDQYENANHVPMAMLWKDRMKTQNRTVDDYVSFIDLAPTFLEAAGVDWGSSGMHPATGTSLMDIITSEKSGQIEQERNFVLVGKERHDTGRPGDVGYPIRGIHMNNMLYVKNYEIDRWPKGNPETGYLNTDGSPTKTEILNLRRKGNAKFWRLNFGKREKEELYDIEKDPFCMSNLANEPSYQIVKQKLKAEMEAKLLEQGDLRMVGYGHIYEQAPFVNGMDFYKNFMNGERPKAGWVNDSDFEPFVLDGDGNELRAINTMSFE; from the coding sequence ATGAGACTTTTATCGGTTTTTGTTATTTGTTTGCACCTTTATCAAATTTCCTTTTCACAGGAAGCCAGTCGCCCTAACATTTTAGTGATGATTTTTGATGATGCAGGGCTCGATATGGGTGTTTACGGCAGTACCTATGTAAATACACCTGGTTTCGACGCTCTTGCACGAGACGGTATGCTTTTGAAAAGGGCCTACACACCCAATGCAAAATGTGCGCCTTCAAGAGCTTCGATGATTACAGGGAGAAACTCTTGGCAACTCGATGCGGCGGCGAACCATGTGATTTACTTTCCGCCGAAATTCAAGACCTATCAAGAAGTTTTGTTAGAGCACGGTTATGTTACGGGCTACACCGGTAAAGGTTATGCTCCGGCAGTTACCAAAACTGCAGATGGAGCAAATCGCAAGGTATTGGGGCCTGCCTTTAACGATAAGAAACTGAAACCGGCGACCAGTAGTATTTCAGATAATGATTATAGTGCCAATTTTAAAGGTTTTTTGGAACAAGTGCCCGAAAAGCAACCATGGAGTTTTTGGGTTGGTAGCTTAGAGCCACATCGTGGCTATGAATATGGTTCAGGTAAAAAATTAGGAGGTAAATCTGAGGACGATATCAAGAATTTTCCGCCTTATTGGCCCGACAATGAAGTCACCAGAAACGATTTGCTGGATTACGCTTATGAAATTGAAGATTTTGATAAACATATTCAAAAAATCATTCAAACTTTAGAAGAAAAGAATCAGTTAGACAATACCTTGATTGTGGTTACCTCTGACCACGGAATGCCTTTTCCGAGAGTGAAAGGCGACCAATATGAAAATGCAAATCATGTGCCCATGGCCATGTTATGGAAGGATAGAATGAAGACCCAAAACAGAACAGTTGATGACTATGTCAGTTTTATCGATTTGGCACCGACGTTTCTAGAGGCGGCCGGGGTTGATTGGGGTTCTTCAGGAATGCATCCTGCAACAGGCACCAGTCTGATGGATATAATAACTTCAGAAAAGTCGGGGCAAATAGAGCAGGAAAGAAACTTTGTGCTAGTAGGTAAAGAAAGACATGATACGGGTAGACCAGGTGATGTGGGTTATCCCATCCGAGGTATACATATGAACAATATGCTGTATGTGAAAAATTATGAAATTGATAGATGGCCGAAAGGCAACCCGGAAACCGGTTATCTGAATACCGATGGTAGCCCCACGAAAACCGAAATATTGAATTTAAGAAGAAAGGGTAATGCCAAGTTTTGGAGATTGAATTTCGGAAAGAGAGAGAAAGAAGAACTGTACGATATCGAGAAAGACCCCTTCTGTATGAGTAATTTGGCCAATGAGCCTTCATACCAGATTGTAAAGCAAAAACTTAAGGCAGAGATGGAAGCCAAACTTCTAGAGCAGGGCGATTTGCGTATGGTTGGCTATGGTCATATTTATGAACAGGCACCTTTCGTGAACGGAATGGATTTTTACAAGAACTTCATGAACGGTGAGCGACCGAAAGCCGGTTGGGTGAACGATAGTGATTTTGAGCCATTTGTGCTGGATGGTGATGGTAATGAACTGAGAGCCATCAATACTATGAGTTTTGAATAA
- a CDS encoding UTP-glucose-1-phosphate uridylyltransferase, with amino-acid sequence MILLLMAAGSGSRYGKLKQFDDLGPDGEFLMEFGISDALKNGFNHIVLITKKDNVSFLDDHLRNRLPANVKLDVLAQEITDLPQGCSFEGERTKPWGTAHAVWTARNVIDGPFAVLNADDFYGQPAYENAANFMRAHVEDNTYALVGYTLKNTLSEHGSVSRGVCQVDGDNLVSVDERLKLVAKDGKVVDEDSGNEYRGEEHVSMNFWVCKPSIFEKIENDFRTFLDSKNLGAKAELYIPKIIQDMLQAGEIEVKVVPSGGDWFGVTYASDRETAVAYLKEKTNAGKYISPLWPNE; translated from the coding sequence ATGATTTTACTTTTAATGGCAGCTGGAAGCGGTAGCCGATACGGAAAACTAAAACAATTTGACGATTTAGGCCCTGATGGTGAATTTCTAATGGAATTCGGCATTTCAGATGCACTAAAAAATGGATTTAACCATATTGTTTTAATTACGAAAAAAGACAATGTCTCGTTTCTAGATGACCATTTAAGAAACCGCCTGCCCGCCAATGTAAAATTAGATGTTCTAGCACAAGAAATTACCGACTTGCCCCAAGGCTGTTCTTTCGAAGGGGAGCGTACGAAACCCTGGGGTACCGCCCACGCCGTGTGGACAGCCAGAAATGTCATTGACGGACCTTTCGCGGTCTTGAATGCCGATGATTTTTATGGGCAGCCCGCTTACGAAAATGCAGCTAATTTCATGCGAGCCCATGTCGAAGATAATACCTATGCCTTAGTCGGTTATACCTTGAAGAATACTCTATCTGAACATGGTTCGGTTTCTCGTGGTGTATGCCAAGTAGATGGTGATAATCTCGTATCTGTAGATGAACGATTAAAGCTTGTAGCTAAAGATGGTAAAGTCGTAGACGAAGATTCGGGAAACGAATACAGAGGAGAAGAGCATGTAAGCATGAACTTTTGGGTCTGCAAACCTTCTATCTTCGAAAAAATCGAAAATGACTTTAGAACATTTTTAGACAGTAAAAACTTGGGTGCCAAAGCTGAACTTTATATTCCTAAAATAATTCAAGACATGCTTCAGGCAGGTGAAATCGAGGTAAAAGTAGTACCCTCGGGTGGTGATTGGTTTGGTGTAACTTATGCCAGTGACCGTGAAACTGCCGTTGCATACCTAAAAGAAAAAACCAATGCCGGAAAATACATATCGCCACTTTGGCCTAACGAATGA
- a CDS encoding Ser/Thr protein kinase RdoA (MazF antagonist), with protein MNKYTDQALNTLLSNFSVEKKNYKFKPLTDGFINDTFLVLADNEPIYILQRINHNVFGNVAGLMNNVRDAFEHLVDTDYQEITLVKTHSGLNYLSTKNGEKSYWRVMTYINGSTAYNTTENAKIAFEAGKVISKFNILLQKANVEDYVDTIPRFHDLSLRKGQFEEALEKSTSEKRKMAESAILFAQKVLAQLTPIELSELPIRVCHNDTKLNNILFSKETEKALCLIDLDTLMRGHFLYDFGDAIRTIVNTAPEDEKNHEKITFKKDLLDAFIDGLSANEPFLSKKEIETLAWGAVLMPFLHGIRALTDYLNGNIYYKVAYENQNLDRSLSLFAFTQKALDNFTYMKNTILEKLRPVELK; from the coding sequence ATGAATAAATATACCGACCAAGCACTCAATACCCTACTAAGCAATTTCTCTGTAGAGAAGAAAAACTACAAATTTAAACCACTTACCGATGGTTTTATCAACGATACTTTTTTAGTACTCGCCGATAATGAACCGATCTATATTCTGCAGCGTATCAACCATAACGTATTTGGTAATGTTGCCGGCTTGATGAACAACGTTCGCGATGCATTTGAGCACCTTGTTGACACCGATTATCAAGAAATTACCCTAGTCAAAACTCATAGTGGACTCAATTATCTAAGCACTAAGAACGGTGAAAAGTCTTATTGGAGGGTTATGACCTACATTAACGGCAGTACGGCCTATAATACGACCGAAAATGCAAAAATAGCATTTGAGGCCGGTAAGGTTATCTCCAAATTTAATATTCTTCTACAAAAAGCAAATGTCGAAGACTATGTAGATACTATACCTCGATTTCATGATTTAAGCCTACGAAAAGGCCAGTTCGAAGAAGCTTTAGAGAAATCAACATCTGAAAAAAGAAAAATGGCAGAGAGCGCTATACTTTTTGCCCAAAAAGTTTTGGCGCAATTGACGCCTATTGAACTTTCTGAATTACCGATCCGGGTTTGTCATAACGATACCAAGCTCAATAATATTCTTTTTTCAAAAGAAACCGAAAAAGCGCTTTGCCTTATTGATCTTGACACTCTAATGCGAGGCCATTTTCTGTACGATTTTGGTGATGCCATTCGCACCATAGTGAATACGGCTCCGGAAGACGAGAAGAACCACGAAAAAATTACTTTCAAAAAAGATCTTCTAGATGCTTTTATCGATGGCCTTTCTGCCAATGAACCCTTTCTGTCAAAAAAAGAAATAGAAACGTTGGCTTGGGGCGCGGTTCTAATGCCCTTCTTACATGGCATTCGTGCACTTACTGACTACCTAAACGGGAATATTTATTACAAAGTAGCTTACGAGAACCAAAATCTGGATAGAAGTTTAAGTCTTTTCGCCTTCACACAAAAAGCACTTGACAACTTTACATATATGAAAAATACTATATTAGAAAAGCTAAGACCAGTTGAATTAAAGTAA
- a CDS encoding hypothetical protein (manually curated) — MKKPIKFLSIMLFLAALVVSCSKDNDPTDDNLFVGTYNGSVSYSNPDSETETTTDDGRVTVVKVGNNYRFDFSNSIPSITGVEMEKNQNVLVNSSGTIKIDEGELIIAYVQDGETWGANCTR, encoded by the coding sequence ATGAAAAAACCTATTAAATTTTTGAGCATTATGCTTTTTTTAGCTGCATTGGTAGTATCGTGCAGTAAAGACAATGACCCAACGGACGATAATCTGTTCGTGGGCACTTACAATGGTTCGGTCAGTTATTCAAACCCTGATAGCGAAACTGAAACTACTACCGACGATGGACGAGTTACCGTGGTTAAAGTGGGCAATAACTATAGATTTGATTTCTCAAATAGTATACCGAGCATTACTGGGGTAGAAATGGAAAAAAATCAAAATGTTTTGGTGAACAGTTCCGGAACCATAAAAATTGATGAGGGAGAACTTATAATAGCCTATGTGCAAGATGGTGAAACATGGGGTGCAAATTGCACTCGTTAA